A part of Rhodamnia argentea isolate NSW1041297 chromosome 8, ASM2092103v1, whole genome shotgun sequence genomic DNA contains:
- the LOC115727677 gene encoding heparan-alpha-glucosaminide N-acetyltransferase: MAAQFHNAMGVYEPVRTEDAYGDVEKASPDPKAGSPRADEGGADVEAAGRASDSRSASRRGGSGGESERRLRLVSLDVFRGLSVVLMIFVDHAGGFFPAINHSPWDGLTLADYVMPFFLFIVGVSLGLVYKKMSSRASATRKVLLRALKLLLLGLFLQGGYFHGVGSLNYGVDIDQMRFMGILQRIAIAFLVAALCEIWLKGDDDVNSGISLLKKYRSQWAVVLVLTAVYISLLYGLYVPDWEYQIPTESPSLSQERILVKCGVRGNTEPACNAVAMIDRQVLGIRHLYRKPAYLRTKQCSIHSPDSGPLPADAPSWCQAPFDPEGLLSSVMAVVTCLVGLQFGHVIVHFKDHGVRTFHWMISSSFLVALGLALDLLGMHVNKALYTCSYMAVTAGVAGILFTLIYLMVDFGGLRRTTTVLEWIGRNALTVYVLAATNVLPVFLQGFYWRRPENNIVCFPPSVILFQPQNVTPLSDKLAESITLSMAAEFNRNQKMIESPISCFDSEYLLEQLATYIY, encoded by the exons ATGGCCGCGCAGTTCCACAATGCGATGGGGGTGTACGAGCCGGTGAGGACGGAGGACGCCTATGGCGACGTTGAGAAGGCTTCTCCGGATCCCAAGGCGGGGTCTCCGCGTGCCGACGAAGGCGGCGCCGACGTCGAGGCGGCGGGGCGGGCTTCCGACTCGAGATCGGCCTCTCGCCGAGGCGGCAGCGGCGGGGAATCCGAGCGGCGGCTACGGCTTGTTTCTCTAGACGTGTTTCGCGGCCTCTCCGTCGTG CTAATGATTTTCGTGGATCATGCGGGTGGATTCTTCCCTGCAATCAACCATTCACCATGGGATGGTTTAACTCTGGCAGATTATGTAATGccatttttcttgtttattgttGGTGTCTCACTGGGACTTGTGTACAAG AAAATGTCAAGCAGAGCTTCTGCAACTCGAAAAGTCCTTCTTCGGGCGCTTAAGCTTTTGCTCTTAGGTCTTTTCCTCCAAG GTGGTTATTTTCATGGTGTTGGTAGTCTTAATTATGGAGTGGACATTGATCAAATGAGATTCATGGGAATACTGCAA AGAATAGCTATAGCATTTCTGGTAGCAGCACTATGTGAGATTTGGCTAAAGGGCGATGACGATGTTAATTCAGGAATTTCTCTGCTGAAGAAATACCGAAGTCAATG GGCTGTGGTACTGGTGCTTACTGCTGTATATATTTCGCTATTGTATGGCTTGTACGTGCCTGACTGGGAGTATCAGATTCCGACTGAATCCCCGTCCCTTTCACAAGAAAGAATTTTG GTGAAATGTGGAGTGCGAGGAAATACTGAACCAGCTTGTAATGCTGTTGCAATGATTGATCGTCAAGTGTTGGGAATTCGACATTTATACAGAAAGCCAGCATATCTTCGGACAAAG CAATGCAGTATTCATTCTCCAGATTCTGGTCCTTTGCCTGCTGATGCTCCATCATGGTGCCAAGCCCCCTTTGATCCTGAAGGCCTTCTGAG TTCAGTGATGGCCGTGGTTACATGCTTGGTCGGCTTGCAATTTGGACATGTGATTGTCCATTTTAAG GATCATGGGGTTAGAACTTTCCACTGGATGatctcatcttcttttcttgtggCTCTAGGCCTGGCATTAGATCTTTTAG GAATGCATGTGAACAAGGCTCTCTACACATGCAGTTACATGGCCGTCACAGCTGGTGTGGCTGGCATTCTCTTCACCTTAATATATCTGATG GTTGATTTCGGTGGACTTAGGCGTACTACCACGGTTCTGGAGTGGATAGGGAGGAACGCGTTGACCGTTTATGTCCTTGCCGCAACGAATGTCTTGCCCGTTTTCCTCCAGGGCTTCTACTGGAGGCGTCCTGAGAATAACATTGTATGCTTTCCTCCTTCCGTTATTCTATTTCAACCACAAAACGTTACTCCTTTGTCTGACAAGCTCGCGGAATCTATAACTCTTTCTATGGCAGCTGAGTTCAATCGGAATCAGAAGATGATAGAAAGCCCGATATCGTGCTTCGACTCTGAATATTTATTGGAGCAACTCGCCACATACATCTATTAA